From Cognatishimia sp. WU-CL00825:
TGCTTCGGTCAGACCTTCAAACAAGATGGACCCACCGGTATCCAGCTGGATCAAAGCACCTTTGGATGTTGTGGAAGAACCAGACATGCCAATGCCATCTTCGAGACGCAGCTCGTCGATACCAACTTCGAAGTCTTTGATCTTGCTGTTGCCTGTGGAGTTGTCGCCAAAGACAAATGTGTCTTCGTCTGCGCCGCCAAACAACATGTCGTTGCCTGTGCCGCCGGACAGTGTGTCGTTGCCGTTACCACCTGCAAGACGGTCATTGCCTTCGCCGCCGATCAGACGATCTTCACCGTCACCACCGGACAGTGTGTCGTCGCCGTCGCCGCCAGCCAGGTTGTCATTGCCTGTGCCGCCTTTGATTTTGTCATTGCCGGTGCCGCCACGAACATAGTCGTCGCCGCCAGCTGCGATCACAACATCGTCGCCACCAAGGCCACGGACATCGCTGTCATTGTTGTCACCCTGAATTAGGTTTGCGCCATTACTAATTACAGTCATTTAATTACCCTCCGTTACATTATGAATTTGATAGTATATGAGACCGGTTCTCTCAACCAGATATTTAACACATTTTCGCCATATTTTCAGAGCAAAATTTTTTGAGAAACCTCCATCAAATCAAACCGCTGCTGTCTCTCTGGCTCAAGTCGCAGGGGTTTTGATGACTGCATTTGCAGGGTCATAAAATAACCTTCTCGCCTTTAACGGGATATTCGTGAAACATTTCATGCAGAGCGCTGCCCCCGGCTAAAATTCTCTATGCAATGCAAACCCATAGCCAATTGCCACCGGCCCTTTCCACAGATCTGGCAGGGGGCGTTTGACCCAAATGCGATCCCACGCAGAGGCCCCGACAGGTAAATCTACACTCAAAATGAGATAAACCTGCCAATTTATTGATGTTTTTCTAGGGGGTTAACACTTTTTGCACGGATCCATTCTCTGGCCTGTCGGATTTTACGCGCACATTCCTGGGTGATCTTGTGCCCCCGGGGCAGATCACCGGGCAGAATCCGGGGGGCAAGCATTTTGGAATTGAAAACCAACCAGTCTGCAATCTTGCCATAAGACCTTGTCAGGGATATCAATCACAGGTTGAGTCATCCAGCGACCTTCCTGCAAGGCCAGGACAAAGACCAAGGAAAAGGGGCGCGCGGTTTCGTCACAATCCCGCCGCATTGTTGCCGCAGATAAAACAGAGTGTTTCGCGTCTGACAGGGCGGTTTTACCGGTGATTTCCACCGCTCTGGCCCGGCTCTGCCAGATATCGATTCCCCGGGACCGAATCGGTGCTGACCACATGTGCTACAGCCGCGCCTGACACCAAAGCCAGAACCGCAAACAGCAAAAAATCCGCCTCGAGATCGGGGCGGATTTTCAGGAAATATTTAGTGGGTATCTGGTTGAATTCAGCGCGGATTTTCGCGCTTTCCCCTAGCGGCCGGTGCGGTTCAACACGGCCCCTGCGGTGCGCAGAATGATGCTCATATCACCGGCCACAGACTGGGTGGTGACATATTCCATATCCATCTGCACACGCTCGTCATAGTCGACATCATTGCGACCAGAGACCTGCCACAGACCGGTGATGCCGGGCTTGGAAGACAGGTAGCACCATTCATAACCTTGGTATTTGCACATCTCTTTGCGGGTCACAGGACGCGGGCCAACAAAGCTCATTTCGCCCAGCAAAACGTTCCAGATTTGCGGCAGCTCATCCAGGCTGGTTTCGCGCAGGATACGCCCCAGACGGGTGATGCGCGGATCATTGGTCAGTTTGAAATCCCGGTTCCATTCTGCGGCGGCTTCCGGATTGGACGCCAGATAGTCTTCCAGCACCGCTTCGGCATTATGCACCATGGTGCGGATCTTCCAGCAGCGGAATTCCTTATTGTCTTTGCCCACGCGCACATGGCCAAAAAAGCCCGGGCCGCCATCGCGGCGCGTCAGCACATATAAGACCGCAATCACCGGCAGGATCGCTGGCAGGATCACAACAGCCAACACAAGATCCATCACGCGTTTCACGCGGGCTTTTCTTACCTGCACACGTTTTTTCGCGCGGTCGTTATAGGCTTTCACATGTGCTTCTGAAAAGTCCATTCTCTATCCCTTCACGACAGTCAAACACGGGCTCTTAACCCAGTCACAAACCAAATTCATACAAACTAACTCGATGTCGTTGCCATCTCGCTCTATGGCAAGAATGTGGCACTCATATTAAAGTGCAAGTCTTTCAGAGAAAAGGGCTCAGGTGGATTAGCCCTAAAGCGTGTTTTTTGTGCAGCTGCAGCAGAAATGCTGCAAATGCAAAAGATGTGCGTTACAAACGATGGTGGCTCAATTTGAGACAAAAACCCCTTGTTTATTGGTATTTATGGGCCTTCAGCGTGGTGAAAACCCGGCGGACATCTTTTTTGGGGCCGATCTGGAAAACCAGCCAACACCCTTTGAATACAGAGTGGAAACACATTGTACAAGCTTGGGAAACAAAACAATAAGGCGGAAATTGGGCATATAGTTGCCGATATTTAGACGGCCACGGCACAGCCCTCATCAAGCACAGTTTAATTCGAATCGTTCACACCTGCTCTTTGCAGCTGCAGCACCCTCGGGCACGGCGCCCTATGGGGTTTGTACAAACCGCAGGTCATCGCCGGCAAAAACCGCCGCCGTCAAACGGCCGGTGGCATAGGCCCCGGTGTCGATGGCAATGCGCTGCTGTTGCACCAGAGGCTGGGTTACAATGGTGTGGCCATGGATCAGCCAGGCCCCATCGCGGCGCGGCTGTCGCACAAACTCTGGATGTTCCCAGATCAAGCTGGATTCATCTTGGGTTTCAATGTCCTGGCGCGGGTCCGCCCCGGCATGGGTGACATAAAGCATGCCGTTGCGCGCAAACAGCGGCAGGGCGCGCATCCAATGGATGCTGTCTTCGCCCATGATGTCGATCAGCTGGTCGCGGGCGCGCAACCGATCATCCTGCTGCACCGCCACCCCATAGCTGGCCAAAGTATCAGCCCCGCCATAGCGCAGCCAGCGCGCGCCATTGCGATTGGGCTGGTCCAGAAAACTCAGACACATGCGTTCGTGATTGCCCATCAGACAGGTTGCGCCGGGCAGATCCTGCAACAGGCGCAGCACCGCCGCGCTGTCAGGGCCGCGATCAATATAATCCCCGACAAAGACCAGGGGCAGGCCAGGGGCCTCGGTCTCAAGCTGCCGCAACAGACCTTCCAGCAAATCCGCCCGCCCGTGCAGGTCGCCAATCACCACAAAATCATGCGCCAGATGCAAAGGCGCAGTCTCTGCCTCTGACGCGGCCCCCGACAGCGCCCCTTGTAACTTTTTGAAAAACACCACTGTGCCCCGGCCCCAATTCTTTGCTTTCCAAAAGATATAGCGCAGCTGTGCCCCGGGGGAAATCGGGGGAGATCTGGCTTAGATCAGAAAGATATCATCCAGGCTGACGCCGGTGCCATAAAACAGGGCGGTCTCTCCGGTCGGCAAAAAGGCGATGCTGATCTTATTGTCCACAATCGACACCGCATAATCAGCCAGATCCCCGCTTACATCCACCTCGATGCGTTCGCCGGCCTGATAGTCCTGAATGAGATCCCGATCGATTTCTTCAAACACAAACTGAAATACATCTTCGCCACTGCCGCCGCGATAGCGGTCACGCCCTGCGCCCCCATCCAGCGTATCCGCGCCTGCGCCGCCAACCAGCAGGTCATTGCCCAGCTCGCCCAGCAGTAAGTCGTCGTCATTATTGCCGATCAGCTTGTCGTTGCCATCGCCGCCATACAACGTGTCATTGCCATTGCCGCCGATCATCACGTCTTTGCCTGCGCCGCCAGCCAGCAAGTCATCGCCATGGCTGGCCACAATGCGATCATCGCCCGCGCCACCTTTCAGGGTGTCCGCAGCGCCGCGGCCCACCAGCGTGTCATTGCCCGCGCCGCCATCCAGAATATCGCCATCATTGCTGGCGCGCAGACTGTCATTGCCCAGCCCGCCAAACAGCGCATCAATGCCCGCACCGCCCATCAGCGTGTCGTTACCAGCTTCGCCATAAAGCGAGTCACCGCCTTCGCTGCCGCTGTCACTTAGGTAATCATCGCCATTCCAGCCAAAAACATAGTCAACACCCGCGCCGCCATCCAGGCTGTCATTGCCATCCATGCCCGCCAAAGTATCAGAGCCGCCCGCCCCCAGAATGGTGTCATCAAAGACGGTGCCCGAACTGAGGTTATTCTGATCATCGCCGTGCAGGTACAGACCACCGGTCAAATCCCAGACCGTGCCATCGGCAAACATCAGGCGTTCCATATAGCTGCCCACGTCCTGGCCACCGATGCCCGGGGCCACTTTGATTGAGAAGAATTCGGTGCCGCTCGCGTCCACCAGCACAATGTGCCAGCGCGCCCAATCGATATAGCTGCGGATTTCATGCGCATTCACATCAATCAGGTGGATGGTATCAATGCCCTCATCCGGGCGCTCGATGATCAAATCATGGGACGCGGTGATCGCGCCATCGCCGCGGCGCAACACATAGGTGTCATCCCCCAGACCGCCCACCAGCGTGTCATTGCCCGCGCCGCCATCCAACACATCATTGCCCGCCGCGCCAATCAGGTAATCATCGCCCGCGCCCCCCAGCAAAGTGTCATCGCCGCCTTGGCCGTTCATCGTGGTGGAGTGCGCGTTGCCTGTCAGGTGGTTGGCAGCGCCATCCCCCACAAGCGTGGCGCTGTCTTCCGCCCCCAGCACCAGATCGGCGGTGCCCAGGTCGCTGACCCGCCAGATTGTATCGCCATAGAGCTGCAAACGGCCAAACTGGCTGGTGTGCAACAGCCCGTTTTCAAAATCACCATAGGCGCTCATGTCGCTGGCTCGGGGCAGGGCGGCCAGCCCCGGGATGTCATAAACCCGCACATAATCAATATCAAAAGACGCGCCATTTGGCGTGCTGCCATCCGCCCCGCCATCCCAGCCGCCAATCGCCAGGTTCAACCGCAGCGCCATGTCCTGATGCATATTGTCAGGGGTGGCGACCTCAAACATCACCCGGCCATCCAGAGTAAAACTGATGGTTTCAGGTGTCCACATCATACCATAGGTGTGAAAATCTGTGCTCAGATCCGGCACCAGCCAGGACAGAGCTGCCGTCACCTTATCGCCCCAGACCGGCGCATGTACCGCCGCGCGATAGACATCGCTCATGCTGCCCAAGGCCTCGAGAATATCGATCTCGGGCGGCCATGAAAAATCAGCAGGCGCCAACCAAAAGGCCGGCCACAGCCCTTGGCCTTCGGGGATTTTGGCGCGAATTTCATAATAGCCATAGGTCTGATCAAAGGTCCCATGGGTTTCCAGCAGGCCCGAGATCCAGTCTTCGGGGATTTCATCCTGCAAATGATCTGGGGTGCGCTGTGCGGTGATCGACAGCACGCCATTATTGACGCTGAACGGATTGACCCCGTAGGGCGTGCCATCAGCTGCAGTCGCATTTTGATCGATATAGCTATGAAAGCGACTGCCGCCCCGCGCCAGGCTGGCCGCAACCGGATGCCCGTTGCTGGGCGCAGTGTTCCAATCGCCATCGGTCAATGAACGATAGCTGTCAAAATTATCTTCAAACGTCAGAGTGGCCCCAGCCAGAAAATCCGGGCTGGCAAAATTCAGCAGAAAATCTGCAGCATCCAGATCATCCAACGCCACGCCCTCAAGCGTGATCGACTGGTCGTCTGACAGGGTGATCACAACCCCTGTGCCCGTGTCCGTCGACAGGGCCAGAATATCAGCAAAGCTGGTGAGGCCTGCGCCCCAGATGGTCAGCACATCCTCGCCGGCCACAAAATCCGTGATGATGTCATGGCCATCGCCGACTTCGATATAAAAGCTGTCTTTGCCAGCCCCGCCGGTCAGCGTGTCATTGCCCCCGCCGCCATCAATGGCCTGGGTGCCACCGCGCGCAGTGATCTTATTGTCCAGATCATTGCCCTTGATGGTGTGCCAGTTGGAGACCCCTTTGAACAACAGATCCTCGACATTGTCGGGCATTTCCACCGACCGCCAGGCCCAGATGGTGTCATGGCCGCCGTCTTCTTCCTCGATGATGGTGGCATCGGGTTTGAACAACCGATACTGATCATTGCCATCGCCGCCCACCAGGGTCGCGCCATTGGCCTTGCTGAAAATATAATCATTGCCGCCCTGCGCCTCGACCGTGTCATCCGATTGAGTGGCACGCAGGGTATCTCGGGCGGCGGTTCCGGTGATCAGCATGGCAATATCTAAGGCCTTAATAAGGGTAATAAGGCATATTAAACCACGTCAGAGCCAGCGATAGAAGGGGCTGTGAGAAAGTATTTTATTGACACTCATGCATGAATTTTTCGTTTAAAGACAGTATTTTAATAAATCAATCTCGATGCCCCAACCGCGGAGCCACCCCAGGTTCACCCGCAGAGGCCACTCTTGTCATACGCGCAGCACCCTAGCCTCAGGCGTGGCCGCAAGCGTGATCTCAGGCGTTGCGCCAAACTCAGAGCAGAGCGGGCGCAGCGGTCACAAAATATTAGCGCTCTGCGCGGATCTCTTTCTGTGTTTCCGATGCCCTCGGCATCCCATTTCACACGCAAGGAGATCCGCATGCCTGACCCCTTTGGCACCCATAGTCCCGGTCTTGAAAGCCCGGCCTCTGATATCTTTTCCATTCTGCCAAACGACGGGGTCGACCTGACAACGGCCACCCGCGCCATCAATGTGGCGCAATCGGGCATGGTGCGGATCCAAACCGTTGGCGGCAGCACCGCCACGCTTTATGTGGCCGCAGGCATTGCCTTTCCGGTGCGGGCCCGCCGCGTTCTGGCCACGGGCACCGATGCCACTGGCATCGTGGGGCTGTTTTAATGCAGATCACCGTGGGATTGGGGCTGGGCAGCACCGCGCTGACCGGGCCGGGGGCCGCCCCCAACATGGGCCTGGTCAAACCACAGAACCTTTATACAGCAGCCCAGGCGGATTTTTCTGAAACCGCCCATATCAATCTGCGCGGCAATTGGACGGTGGCCCAGGGGGATCTGCAACAGATCACCGGCAATGGCAGCATGAATGATGTGCGCATGGATCTGGATACGCCCATTGTGGCGGGCCATCCCCATATTGCGCTTTGGCAGGCCGTGCCGGGCACCACTGGCACCTATCGCAGTCAATATGGCGGCGATGGCTCTTTATCTGGTGTCACCCTGTCGGGCGATGATCTGCGCCCCAAGTTTCACTGGACCCCAGCAGGCGATATCACCGGCAATTACACCCGCTATGGCTGGAACCCCACCCATGATGCTCTGGATCTGCAGATCACCGATGTGGCGCTTTATGATCTGGCCACGGTAGACCCCAATACGGTGGCTTGTGATGTGGTGCTGTGTTTGGGCGACAGCAATATGGGCAACGCTGTGTCTGATCTGGTGACTGACGCCAATCTGACCACGGCCTTTGATCCGCGTGTCTGGTATATGCCCAGCCTGCGCATGTCACCCTATGCGTTTAACAACACTTATAGTCTGCGCCATGTGCCCCAGCCCTGTATCGAACCGGTGCAGGCCAGC
This genomic window contains:
- a CDS encoding calcium-binding protein; the encoded protein is MTVISNGANLIQGDNNDSDVRGLGGDDVVIAAGGDDYVRGGTGNDKIKGGTGNDNLAGGDGDDTLSGGDGEDRLIGGEGNDRLAGGNGNDTLSGGTGNDMLFGGADEDTFVFGDNSTGNSKIKDFEVGIDELRLEDGIGMSGSSTTSKGALIQLDTGGSILFEGLTEAEAIDLFV
- a CDS encoding sugar transferase gives rise to the protein MDFSEAHVKAYNDRAKKRVQVRKARVKRVMDLVLAVVILPAILPVIAVLYVLTRRDGGPGFFGHVRVGKDNKEFRCWKIRTMVHNAEAVLEDYLASNPEAAAEWNRDFKLTNDPRITRLGRILRETSLDELPQIWNVLLGEMSFVGPRPVTRKEMCKYQGYEWCYLSSKPGITGLWQVSGRNDVDYDERVQMDMEYVTTQSVAGDMSIILRTAGAVLNRTGR
- a CDS encoding metallophosphoesterase family protein; this translates as MFFKKLQGALSGAASEAETAPLHLAHDFVVIGDLHGRADLLEGLLRQLETEAPGLPLVFVGDYIDRGPDSAAVLRLLQDLPGATCLMGNHERMCLSFLDQPNRNGARWLRYGGADTLASYGVAVQQDDRLRARDQLIDIMGEDSIHWMRALPLFARNGMLYVTHAGADPRQDIETQDESSLIWEHPEFVRQPRRDGAWLIHGHTIVTQPLVQQQRIAIDTGAYATGRLTAAVFAGDDLRFVQTP
- a CDS encoding family 16 glycosylhydrolase; this translates as MLITGTAARDTLRATQSDDTVEAQGGNDYIFSKANGATLVGGDGNDQYRLFKPDATIIEEEDGGHDTIWAWRSVEMPDNVEDLLFKGVSNWHTIKGNDLDNKITARGGTQAIDGGGGNDTLTGGAGKDSFYIEVGDGHDIITDFVAGEDVLTIWGAGLTSFADILALSTDTGTGVVITLSDDQSITLEGVALDDLDAADFLLNFASPDFLAGATLTFEDNFDSYRSLTDGDWNTAPSNGHPVAASLARGGSRFHSYIDQNATAADGTPYGVNPFSVNNGVLSITAQRTPDHLQDEIPEDWISGLLETHGTFDQTYGYYEIRAKIPEGQGLWPAFWLAPADFSWPPEIDILEALGSMSDVYRAAVHAPVWGDKVTAALSWLVPDLSTDFHTYGMMWTPETISFTLDGRVMFEVATPDNMHQDMALRLNLAIGGWDGGADGSTPNGASFDIDYVRVYDIPGLAALPRASDMSAYGDFENGLLHTSQFGRLQLYGDTIWRVSDLGTADLVLGAEDSATLVGDGAANHLTGNAHSTTMNGQGGDDTLLGGAGDDYLIGAAGNDVLDGGAGNDTLVGGLGDDTYVLRRGDGAITASHDLIIERPDEGIDTIHLIDVNAHEIRSYIDWARWHIVLVDASGTEFFSIKVAPGIGGQDVGSYMERLMFADGTVWDLTGGLYLHGDDQNNLSSGTVFDDTILGAGGSDTLAGMDGNDSLDGGAGVDYVFGWNGDDYLSDSGSEGGDSLYGEAGNDTLMGGAGIDALFGGLGNDSLRASNDGDILDGGAGNDTLVGRGAADTLKGGAGDDRIVASHGDDLLAGGAGKDVMIGGNGNDTLYGGDGNDKLIGNNDDDLLLGELGNDLLVGGAGADTLDGGAGRDRYRGGSGEDVFQFVFEEIDRDLIQDYQAGERIEVDVSGDLADYAVSIVDNKISIAFLPTGETALFYGTGVSLDDIFLI
- a CDS encoding SGNH/GDSL hydrolase family protein, whose translation is MQITVGLGLGSTALTGPGAAPNMGLVKPQNLYTAAQADFSETAHINLRGNWTVAQGDLQQITGNGSMNDVRMDLDTPIVAGHPHIALWQAVPGTTGTYRSQYGGDGSLSGVTLSGDDLRPKFHWTPAGDITGNYTRYGWNPTHDALDLQITDVALYDLATVDPNTVACDVVLCLGDSNMGNAVSDLVTDANLTTAFDPRVWYMPSLRMSPYAFNNTYSLRHVPQPCIEPVQASSGAARMSPLQAFGAQFAPYATERGRPVLLLSLGDAGAGLNGSEDWRKSSGVAVTGGRMYGEMLAMVAALQALGPAHQIVGAIVSIGANDTTGADYNTVWVPQATQFVADLRAEPSLNNANLPIVWLTPGSHYEPISGEDRGARMIAAIETLDQDSGSAQAITGLKSVRPPNGNQLTPGDASDPHFNATGMQANGTVMADMLRGML